In the genome of Arvicola amphibius chromosome 2, mArvAmp1.2, whole genome shotgun sequence, the window ttcaggaggccgtggtctatcataccatattgggatagatgcaatccatagggtctcattttctgtaaaaacaaaagaatctcttttccaaagtatcatatccttagatccaaattctgaaatcaaggtattttcaagatatctttcttggattagttcagcagcatttataaacaaatatcttttagttgcttcttcctcagcattcaaacaattcaaagagagcataatagcatacagtatcaagattttctgtgtattttccatctttatgcaactttactttaacctctatttcttttatttttacttttattttttgagacaggttctctgtatatctttgacctagaataactcttagaccaggctgtccttgaactcgcagagatccgtcagcctccccagtgctgggattaaaggtgtgtgctactacacctTGAACAGTGCATTGTAATGTCAGGCTTTTTGTTTTGAGCACAGATGGGTACACAGAGGCACTGGGAAAATGTAGCCTATCTTaggtttcttttctaaaattaagGTTTGGTTCACATACTTTTTAGTTTATAGTTTAGGGATGTTTACGATAGTATCGTCACAGGTTGTCCAGTTGTCACTATCATTtggtttcttgttgttttgtttttgtttgttttttgttttttcgagacagggtttctctgtagctttggagcctgtcctggaactagctttgtagcccaggctggcctcaaactcagagagattcacctgcctctgcctcccgagtgctgggagtaaaggtgtgcgctgccaccacctggctgcttttaactttttgaggAACTACAAAATTATGTTCCAAAGAACTGTGTGGATAGATCTTTGTCCtggcattttataattttgttgctCCACAGCTTGGCTAACTCTTGTGGTTCTGtttcttacatatttattcagtgtgtatATTGCATCTCTATGATGTATGTGCGTGCTCTTGTGTATGAGTGAGGTTTGTGCATCCATGGCTAGTGCTGTGATTTTCCCTGGTCAGTGGGGACAGCCATTGCTGAGCACATTTCCAAATCGTTAACTTTCAATGCTAGTTACTTTGTAGGCTGAGACATGATTCCTGGAGCGGAGGTGTTCATCATAGCAAGAAGGTTCcacttaaaaggaaaaacaaaatccatcacctgtgtcaggtggctcacaatctccTATAACTCCTGCTCTACGGGGTCTGACACTTCTGGCTCCCACAGGTGCATATACTCACCCATACGCATAcctaaaaatagtaaaataaatcttaaaaaataaaagaggcctGGTCAGTGATCTGTCCCTGAGGTGTATATACAGAAAAATGGTTTCTGCTTGATTACTGCATCTTGAGGAATTATTGCATTGTCTCCACAAGTCTAAAATGCCTTAGAATTAACCACCTGTGTCTCAGGACGTAAACACTGTGCTCTCCAGATGGCATCATGAAACTTAGGTCAAACATTTATGAtttctccttagtgctggggagACAACCTACAGCCTGGAGCATGCCAATGATCTTCGAGTGGAAGTGCAGAAAGTGTATGAGCTAATAGACGCTCTGAGGTAAAGTTTGCTAGAGCACGTTTCTGCTGCTGGCTAATGGGAAGAAGATGGTGTTTTGACCAAACAGTGAGTGGTGGGGAGCAGCTTTGGGCTTATCTGGATTACTGGTGACAGAACAGTGGAGGGGGGAAGCTGCCTGCTTTGCTATCTGCTATAGCTCTGTAACTTCTGGTTAAGGATTTGgagtgtttgggggtggggtgtgtgttgtAATAGAGTACTCTCCTAGCATGTGCatgccctgggttctgttcctagcaTGCAGCGGACCAGAGAAAAAGGTTTCTGATGTTCATTAGTAGTAAAGAAATAAGAGCTAGCTGCCGTACTACCTGTGAAACCTCCTAGGCTCTTTGTGTGGCTGCACTCTTGAATATTTTAAGACAGTGACAGCAAGGCATGAAAGTATGGGTTGTTAGTTGACATACCCTGTGTTCACCTGTGAAGCCAACCTTTCCTGTGTTAGAGAAGCCAGAGGGTAAGAAGTGGGCCTTCCTATGTATGAGGGACACTTCAGTTTCTTCTGGGTTGTTCCACATCCTCATGGTATGAAAGCCTGGAAGCTCTAGAGACTTCACTCTGTTTTTGAAGCTGGCAGCACCTATTACCTtgatgcgttttttttttttttttttttccaatatagTAAAAAGATCTTAACCTTGGGCTTGAACCAGGACCCTTCACCACATCCAAACACTGTGCGACTACAGAGAATGATCAGATATTCAGCTACACTATTTGTGCAGGTAAAGCCATTATGGGGTAACTTAAGTGTGtggcttgcttgttttctgttggtacatttattatttcttaaaattatgaaTGCTACATTTGGAGAAAAAGCTGAAACCTAGgtaaaaataaagatacttttaaaaaattattaaacattttgacaacttcatacacacatacaattatcCTGGGCACATTCAACCCCATTACCCACTCTCATCTGCCTCCATCCCTGCTAACAACCTCGTCCCAGCTCATCTCCctcctgctttatttatttgtgtatttatttgttcgTTATGTGGAGGTCtattattgttctgttttttagatttacttttagattgtgtgtgtgtgtgtgtgtgtgtgtgtgcatgcatgtgggttgATGCGCGTGTGAGTGCTAGTGCTGCAGAGTCCAGAGAGGGCGTTGATCTGGAGTGACATCAGTcgtgagctgcctgatgttggagctgggaaccaaattcaggtactcttcacccctgagccatctttacagccCCAGTTCTTGTgtttaaaatagcttttaatcCTATGAATCCAGTACAATTATTCTCCATTCTAGTACATTTTCATGTTgaattctttttctctatttacaTTTTAGATGCAATATTTACAATTAGTTCATTGCATtagttttctcattgctgtgataaaatactttaaatttaagGAAGACTTTATTTGAAGTTTGAATCTGTCATGGTGGACtggtcatggtggcaggagtttGAGGCAACTGGTCACGCATCTGCAGTCAGAAGATGCAGACAGATgagtgctggtgctcagctcgctCTCTTTTTACTCAGCCAGGGAGCCCAGCTCATAGAACAGAGCTATCCACACCAGAGTGGGTCTTCTGCCTCAAACTTTTTTGGAAAGATCCTTATGGACACAGCCAGAGGTGTGTTTCAATTCTAAACCCATTCCGGTGGACAAGGAAGAACCACCCTTCCAAACATGCCTGCAAATTTGAATCATTTTAATCACTGAGTCTTCTATGTTTTGTTGGCCATTAAATGCTACTTtggctctctctgctctcctttattgaaccatttcattttcattggGGAATTGATGGATTCTAAGTTTTTGCTGTTATCAGTAAGTGATGTTTCTTCCTCAGGGACTCGTTCTGGGCCATTGGCTAATGGTTCAAGAGCAGACTAAACCTAGGTGACTAGATCTGAGTTGCATTTTTCTATCTCCTATGTCCCCTGCATTGTTGGAGTCTCTGGGTGATTTGGTTGAAGTAACTCTAAGGAGACTCCTCTCTCTGGCAGTTGTTCCTGCTTAGAACAACTAGGAGTCCTGGAATTTTCATGAGCTTcctgagtcttgtcagtttgaaGTTTCATGACTTTAAAAGTCCTCCAGGAGGGGGAGATGCAAAGATGGGAGCTTGAGGGAACTTGGGCGAGCTGGGTGCAGGAGGCCGATTGGGGACGggacagaaagggggagaggaacAAAGAAGATATAACTATGGGAGGGGCCATTtgggggttagagagaaacctggtgatagggaaactcccaggaatccacaaggatgaccccagctaagactcctagcagtagtggagagggggcctgaactggccatctactgtaagcagaatggtgacttccctaattgtcatcagagatactctatccaaTAACTgttggaagcaaatgcagagatccacagccaagcactgggctgagctccaggaatcttgctgaagaaagggaggagggattgtacaaGCCAAGGGGTCGTgatggggaacccacagagacaactgacctgagctcttggaagctcatggactctgaaccAGCAGTTAGGGAGCCTCCATGGAATGGACttaggccttctgcatgtgtaTAACAGTTGTTGGTCTCTTTGTacggctcctagcagtgagatcaggacctgtcaaATTCCTGATGCTTAGCTAACTttggggaacctgttccccatgctggattacatTGCCCAGCCTTGACACAAGGGGAGGAACCTCaatttgatgtgccatgctttgctcAAGCCCAtggaggcctgcctctttctaaatggagacagtggaggaggagtgcaaggcgggggtggggtggatgtAGATGGGGGGACATGAcccagaaaggggggggggaaactaTGGTCGGtatataaaatcaatgaaaaaacattatgtaaataaaataaaatataaaatattggatatgttaatcccagcactcgggaggcagaggcaggcggatctctgtgagttcgaggccagcctggtctacaagagctagttccaggacaggctctaaaaaagctgcagagaaaccctgtctcgaaaaaaccaaaaaaaaaaaaaatatatattggatATGGTATTTGAGTTGAGAGATATGATAATTATCttgattaaattattttacattgttaCATTCCAAAACGATGGCATACTTTTTAACCACATAAGTATAGAGACTgtattttatcaatttttaattaaagattttatccatcccctccccaccaaaaaagtaaaagtccTCCAGGAGGGACTATTTCCATTGGTAGAATGTGGTCACATGGCAAGGAGTAAACAACAAATTACTAAATTACTAAAACATGTGGTAGTGAAGCACGTAGTAGTTAGAGAGTATGGAGTACTAGGGAGAGGTCTAAGGTTGGTAATTAAGCACAAAGGGTGGCAGGGAGTGCTAGAGTCTAGGTGGATATAGGTAGATGGCAGCAGGGCACAGCCTAGGGAAAAGCTGGCACAGTCCTGCAGAATACTTGGAGAGCTGATGGACCATCTCATGAGGAAAGGGTGGGTCCATCTGAAAGGTGACTGCCAATTAGCATGAGTGCATTAAGTATTTTTCAAACCAGCAAACCTCTCTGCTGACGCAGTAATCCAAATCAAATCatatcagaccaaattaaaagatgtccaggtttaatgggtgccAGCACTCCTGGGTGACCCCACAGGAAAACACGGAGTGGGGaaacagagaactgaaagaccATGGAAAACTAGGAGACCACGAGTTCATTCTCTGGGAAGTGTTTAAGCAGCCTGTGGGAGCGGTCTTGACACCCTGGGGAGgggcttatgccaggagctggggtgaagccctaGCCACAGTGTCCTTCATGTCAGTGGGTGGAGTAGTGGCTCAGTTTAAATGTgtaaagtttaaggccagccaccccacccccagagaaACCACTTAAGTGTAGAATTATCTATTACTCTCCTACAGGAAAAATTACTGGGTTTGATGTCACTGCCAACCAAAGAACAGTTTGAAGAactaaaaaagaagaggaagcaggactTAGAACAGAAGAGGACCATGGAGAGACAGGTACATGGTGCCCAGTCACCCAGTAGCTGTTGCCTCCCAGCTCtcttaccccatcccacccctgctGCTGAATCTCCTTTTCAAGCTGGCTTCTGTTGTGGACTTAGAAAAATAGTTGATTTTCCTGCTGATGCTCTCCTGCCTAGACCACCACAGGGACTGGCAATTCTCCCTCTGTTCCAGAAGACCTTAGAATGTGCactgttaaacagaaaagagcaggtgtggtggtacatgcctggaTCCCAGCCCTCAAGGGGCTGAGAAAGGAGGACTTtaagttccagcccagcctgggctacatagtgaggccgtGTCATTTGCAAGCAAATGAGGGTGCTGTTTCATAGCTCGgtgatagaatgcttgcttagcatgctcaaggccctgggttctgtccccagcaccacaaaaagcaaaatgaaaacagaaaactatGTGTACTCTAGTATCATCTGAAATGCTAACCTTATGTAAATAAAGGCACCAGTCTTTGAAAGTTTAAGAAAAGTGTACAACCAGTGAAACTGAGTTGGAGGAAATCTCAACTTATGTTTTATTGCTGCAAATCTAAACTTGCCCTTCTATGACTACCTTGTTTCAGCAGTTGAATTATCTTAGTGTTGTGGGGCCCATGGAGGGCGGTGGACAGGGAAGACTGCTGGCTTGGTGTCCACGGTGACCCTGGTGGTGTGTGCTGTCTCTGCAGGCTGCTCTGGAGTCCCGATGGAAGCTCGAGGAAAGGCAGAGTGGTTTGGCATCTCGTGCAGCCAATGGGGAAGTGAGGTCTTTGCGAAAAGCTGAGGGCTGGCTCCCACTGTCAGAAGGTCAGGGACAGAGTGAAGACCCTGACCCTCTCCTCCAACAGATCTACAACATTACGTCCTTCATCAGGCAGGCCAAGGCTGCAGGCCGCACAGATGAAGTGCGCACACTTCAGGAAAACCTGCGGCAGCTGCAGGATGAGTACGACCAGCAGCAGACTGAGAAGGCCATTGAGCTGTCCCGGAGGCAGGCTGAAGAGGAGGAGCTGCAGCGGGAGCAGCTACAGATGCTCCGCAAACGGGAGCTGGAACGAGAGCAAGAGCAGTTCCTGGCGGCGTCCGTGCACCCACGGACTCGTGCTCTAGACCTCCGAGAAGTCGTCCCCTTCCAGCTGGAGCCCAGCCGAGCTCCTCACAGTGATCTTGCCTATGCCTTGGATCAGGACTCCTCCCCGGTTCCGGGCAGCGCTGCTCCCGGGACCCTTTCACCTGGCTGCACTCTAGCACCCATCCGCTTGTGGTCTGGACCCCCAGCGCTTAGCCAGAGCACTGTACCACAGCAAAGTGAAAAGACCTCTCTCAACCCGTTTGATGAAGAcgacctctccagccctgcagaggGTGCTGTCAGCCCTGCTGCTACAGAGACTTTCCTGAGCCCCTCAGCTGCTGTCACCAGAGAATACAATCCTTTTGAGGAAGATGCCGAGGAAGAGGAGGCGGCAGAGTTGGGGGCAGGGAATCCCTTCACTGACCCAAACAGTCCAGCACCCAACCCGTTTGATGAGGATGACCTTCCCAGGCCTGCCAGCCCACCTGCCCCTGGAAATCCTTTTGAGGAGTGCCCCTGCACCAACCCCTTCGAGGAGGACAGCGGCAGTGGCACGGAGGCTGAGGAGCGCATCGAGGAGGAGCTGCTCCTCCAGCAGATTGACAACATCAAGGCTTATATTTTTGATGCCAAGCAGTGCGGCCGAATGGACGAGGTCGAGGTGCTGACTGAGAACCTTCGGGAGCTGAAGTGCACCCTGGCTAAGCAGAAGGGGGGCCCTAACTGACAGCAGTGGGCCAGTACTGGGCAAAGTCTTGGGCAGCAGGGTAccaagggggaggaggagatgggtggGCATCTGCTGATGCCAGCGGTGAGGTGGGGAGCAGTAGTCTCTTGTTGCAGTGCACTGTGAGGCGTTTCCACTACAACtgaacaaaaacaggaaacaaatcaGCACTCGCTTGCTggtttttctgtattatttttttaacaaagcaTTCCCTTTTCAGGGAACTTTACCATTTTATTTCCAAGATACAGCTCAGTGCAGCTCTGTTGGGCCAAGGTAGAAAGGGCTCCTGGGCTCCTCTTGGTCTCTTTCTGCTGACTGTTCTTGGTCATGATGCAGTATTATAGGTCAGCCCTTGGTGGGCCCCTTCCTGTAGCCAAGACAGGTAGGGGCTGTGGCAGAATTGTGCCCCAGTTTGGCTGCCCCCTTTCACCGCCTTCTTGCTGGGACTGTCTCCTGGACACTGAGGGAGAAGCTGCTATGAAGGGAGGTCTGGACCCAAGGCCACCAGTGCCTCTTTATGGATGGCGGGGTGTTGTGAGTGTTGTCCCCTCCCAgttaaaggaaggaaggtttcCAAGTGCAGGGGTGTCACTGTGAGCTTGATTGTGAGATAGGAGTGGCAGCTTTTTGGTGGATGTTATGGTTTGGAGAAGTTTCTACCTGAACAGTTGTCTGTCCATGGAAACCTCTTTCCAGGGCTTTGGCGGAATGACCAAAGGTTATATTGAAGGGCCTGTGGTGTGATTTGGGAATCTGACCAGAAAGCTTTTGTGGAGTATTGGCATCAGATGGACTTCTGAGTCAGCTCCCCAATCAGCCTTCTTCACTGTGGTTCATCCTGACCTGGGAAACTGGGCAGATGTTTTCTTACTGCTCTGAGTactgagaaacagaaatattTGATGCACAGCCTCCGATCATTCCACAGTCCTGAAGTACTTGAACTCTGATAGGGACAGAAAGGGAAGTTATGTAGCTTAGTGCTTAGTTTATAGGAACAGAGGAGTTGACAGGTGACACTTTCAGATCCTGGTGTGCTCAGCTTTGCATAATCTCTTCAGTGATAGTCCTTAGTTAATGGACAGTAACTGACCACTAGTCCCTTTCTGCCTTAGCCAAGGCTTCTGTTGGTTATTGGCATTGAGCTGAAATTCTTTCGTCACATTCTGGTGAAGATCCATCTTGGCGGTAAGAGTGGCATCTGGGTGCAAAGAACTTTATTTTGGCAGCTGTTCATTAGTTTAGTACCTGTTGGGGCTTTGACTGGGTAGAAAGTCCTGTTTGGGGATgtgggaagggttgaagggggagggtaATGGAGGACCCTATGGGTTCTGTCAACAGCACATGTTTACCGACCTGTGAGTGTATTACCAGTGCCAGTCAGTTGCCAGCTCTGTTGGTGTCACGGGCTCTTCTGAGAGGTGGGCAACCTGGATCCATGTTTCCTGGGGCAGGCCTCTTCTCTTCTTAAGGCCCAGGCTCTAGATGCTATTGCCCTAGGGTTCCAGGCATGTCCAGGATATCCACCCTGCTTGGACTGCCTTTTGTCTGATCAAAGAGGAGGCAGCTCAACACAGAGTGAAGCTGAATACTGGTTCCCACCACTACTTTTCCTGACATAGGTCAGCTGTTCAGGCTGGTATGGCGGTAGACATTGCTTTTCTTATGAGACAGGGCTTCTTAATTAGCTGGTGACTCACTAAATGAAACTTTTCCTGAAACTCACCTCCAGGTAGCAGTCTGTgactgagagcagagagaaaaactaATGCTTTTAACAACTATTTTTAAATCTCAACTCACTGAATAGTAAACCAAGTAAACTCAGATGCCAGAGGTTTCACTGAGTTTCTCTTTGAATTCCTCTTTGGCCATATCTGTAAGTCAGACATGACAGGGGAGACTTGTCTACCCTTAGCCTGTATCACGTTCTAGAATTTATGTAGGTCAAGGTTGGTTTGCAGAGGGGGATGGCCTGTGAGTGTAACTGCACAGGATCCTCATGTGAATCCTTCATGATTTCAGGTGCTTCAGTGAAGGAGCACGTCCTTGAGAGGGAGTTGGCACACCCCCTAGACGGAGGTCAGGTTCATCTGCGGAAGGGCTTCTGGCTTTGCCCCTCCTAACACACTACGGGACTGGAGCCCCACTCACTGCACTTACTGCTCATCATGTCTTTGTCGTCAGATGCTAAAATGTCTTTCTAAGTCATCATGAGCCATGTGGCATAGCTAGGTCATTGGATTTGAATTGAGGATTTGGTCTCTGTACTAGGCCGACTAGAGGAACGTGATGTGTTGGTAACCATGGTGACTGTCAGCTTGATGGCCATCGATGTGCATGCACTACACTGGGGCCTTGTATCaggcttttattaaaaatataaaataacatgtaTATGAgtcttttattaaagaaatgacATTTTGTGGCTGAGTGTATTTGTGCTTAAaacatccctccatccctcttttgtagtgtgtgtgtgcatgcacacgtgttcatatgtgcacatggaggccagaggacaaccttgggtaaTTAGCCTTAGGAAAGTCATCTaccttctctttttttgtttttgtttttcaagacaggtttctctgtagctttggagcctgtcctggaactcgctctgtagaccaggctggctttgaactcacagaaatttgtccgcctctgcctcccaagtgctgggattaaatttgtgtgccaccactgcctggtctccaTCTACCTTCTTTTAGGCAAAGTTTCTCATCCTAAAACGCTGTCCAGTTAGACTAGATTGGCTGGTCAGTGAGGCCCAAGGGTCCTCTTGTCTTCCCCTCCCCaacgctgggattacaaatgcatgTCATCATGCTCAACACttttgtgggttctgaggatcaaactcagatccttgtgtTGTAAAGTAAGCACTAATGGAGCTATTTTACCCAAACATAGCCCAGAGCCCTGTCCAGCCCTATCATCCCCTTCCCTACAGAAACTGAAGGGTTCTGGCAATTGTGAAGCTGGCCTTATTCTTAGAAGCTTTGTCTGTGTCTGCTTCTAGCATACTGAGGACCCTTTGCAGTCCTATCCCCACCTCCACCAGAAACAGGCTCAGTGGGGAACCTGGGATTTCCACTGGAAGGCACTCCACACACGTCACACCCAGCTCTGCCAGCAGGCCTTTGTGTTAACTTGACAAAGGACAGGTTGGAAACTCATGGCAGGTTAGGTTGGCTCAGGAATGGTGGAGGGGGGCTCTGTTACTATGCTGAGCAAAAGAGCAGATGAGCAATCTAGAAAGAGGTTGGGTACGACTAAGGTTCAACAGTGATTTCACCTTGTCCTAGAGGCTGAGGAGGGGCTTTGTATCCAGTGCTCACTGGGGCCAGAGCTCAATATGATTGGTGGTCACTTCATTGAATCTCCAGCTAACAAGCGAAGAAAGTGGTAACACAACTTGCTCAGTGTCCTGGGACCTTCCCCAGGCCTGTCTGATATGGGAACCCAAGCCGTTTGTGTGGGACACTGGGTTTTCCTGTGGATGCAGTGCCATCTGTGACTACAGCCTCCTCAGGAGCCTAGCAGAATGTTTAGTGACCTCCGAATTTTAGGATAGCACTTCTGATTTTAGCTGAAATGTCTTTGGAAGTTGTCACTCTTCTTAGAAGCAGCAGCTGGACAGCTAGGAACTATTAGAGGACTGTTTTGCAGGGTTTAATTTCCCCCCAACATCTGGAGTGGTGAGGCCAGAATCAGCCAAGATCTAATGGCTGCAGCAGAAGCCATGGTTGGTAGGAATGCCAGCTTTTTGATTCATTGTTTTAGGACTGTGATTGAGGATAGGGTCTTGCGCATACATACCAGACATgtgctctgctgctgagctatGTTCCTAGCTCTTTATTTTTAAGGTAGGATCTTACAGAGTTCCCTgagctgactttgaattcactttgtagcccatgcaggccttgaacttaggatcctctgcctcagtctccagagttGCAGGGAtcacaggtctgcaccaccaagcctggtagATAGTCTTGATGAATCCTGGAGGCAGACTGTCCACTAGGGGAAGCCTTGCTTCCTGAAGAGACTGTTTCTATTGGTTCTAATGGTGAAGCACTGAGAAGGCTCCTCCTATAGTTGtggcagaggaaggggaagttCTTTGTAACCAGAGCATCCTAGCAAGGGTTTCTGCAAGTGGAGAAACTTCACCAAACTTACTCATTTGGGGCAAACATAATGCTCCCACCCCAGTCACCTGCAACCTTCTTTGTCTGAATAAAAAAACATGTGAAGACCATGGCTTGAGAATTAATCTTAAATCACAGAACCCGTGCCTCTGTACCTCATATTCCTCCAGGGATACAGGATAGACATGATCATGGCAACAAGAGACTGCAGAGGAGCAGCCAGGAACGCTAAGCTCTAGACACTATACAGTGTCTAGACAGTCTTCACACTAGAGACTTAGACTACTCCCCACACAGCCAATGTTTcacaaatttttaacacaaacaTTTAAGATGCTTGTAACATCTTAAAAAGTGAGcaagcggggctggagagatggctcagaggttaagagcattgcctgctctaccaaaggtcctgagttcaattcccagcaaccatatggtggctcacaaccatctgtaatagggtctggtgccctcttctggcctgcaagcatacacacatacagaatattgtatacataataaataaatattttttaaaaaagtgagcAAGCTACATAATTCCATCCACATTGGAATTACCAGGAAATTGAACTGCAAGTTGTGCCTTACAGAGACAATTCCAAGCGAACAGCATGTAAAAACAGTTGGATGGCAGGTGGTTCTTTGTGCCTGCTGCACTCTTGCAGTAAGCTCAAGAAGCTTACTTTTCCCCTCTTTccagacaggctctcactatgtagtcctggctggagCTTATTAGTGATGCACCTACACaatgcaggaaaaacattcaaATCTAAAAAACagtggggagctggctcagtggataagaatgCTTGCAACACAAACGTGAGGGcctgctaggcagtggtggcgcacgcctttaatcccagcactcaggaggtagaggcaggcggatctctgtgagtacaaagtcagcctgatctatgaagctagagctgttacacagagaaatcctgtctcaaaaaaaaaaaaaacaaccaacaacaacaacaacaaaaaccatgaaggcctgagtttggatcccagcacctatgtaaaagtCTATGAGGTCtttgtgcctgtaaccccaggagTGAGGATTACAGTTCTGATTCCTGGAACTTTTGACCACCAACCTAGCAACgtgcaagaccttgtctcaaggaaaCAGGCAGAAATGGACTGGACACTtgtcttctcccccctccctccgcctccatgtgtgcacaggaCACCCCCAGAGCAGTTGGATAATGTGAGAAGAAGTAAAAACACTAATATGGAAAGAAAGTACTAGAAATAAAGGATTAACAAATGG includes:
- the Rbsn gene encoding rabenosyn-5, translated to MSSLDDPGEVREGFLCPLCLKDLQSFYQLQSHYEDEHSEDRDVKGQIKNLVQKARKAKNKLLKREGDDRVEPGAQGYESFSYGGVDPYMWEPQELGAVRSHLSDFKKHRAARIDHYVVEVNKLIIRLEKLTAFDRANTETSKIRAIEKSVVPWVNDQDVPFCPDCGNKFSIRNRRHHCRLCGSIMCKKCMELIGLPLANKLTSASKDSLSTHTSPNQSPNSVHGSRRGSISSMSSVSSVLDEKDDDRIRCCIHCKDKLLKREQQMDEKEHTPDIVKLYEKLRLCMEKVDQKAPEYIRMAASLNAGETTYSLEHANDLRVEVQKVYELIDALSKKILTLGLNQDPSPHPNTVRLQRMIRYSATLFVQEKLLGLMSLPTKEQFEELKKKRKQDLEQKRTMERQAALESRWKLEERQSGLASRAANGEVRSLRKAEGWLPLSEGQGQSEDPDPLLQQIYNITSFIRQAKAAGRTDEVRTLQENLRQLQDEYDQQQTEKAIELSRRQAEEEELQREQLQMLRKRELEREQEQFLAASVHPRTRALDLREVVPFQLEPSRAPHSDLAYALDQDSSPVPGSAAPGTLSPGCTLAPIRLWSGPPALSQSTVPQQSEKTSLNPFDEDDLSSPAEGAVSPAATETFLSPSAAVTREYNPFEEDAEEEEAAELGAGNPFTDPNSPAPNPFDEDDLPRPASPPAPGNPFEECPCTNPFEEDSGSGTEAEERIEEELLLQQIDNIKAYIFDAKQCGRMDEVEVLTENLRELKCTLAKQKGGPN